One Gelria sp. Kuro-4 DNA segment encodes these proteins:
- a CDS encoding ABC transporter ATP-binding protein: MPYLEVKGIEKAFCLDGKALTALAGVSLSVEAGAAAAVVGPSGCGKTTLLRLIAGLDVPSAGSVFLKGQPVAGPSRACGLVFQEPRLFPWLTVAENAAFGLRGVPGRVRTERAAAALDLVGLTAFAAAYPDQLSGGMAQRAALARALAPAPELLLLDEPFAALDAITRSRLQGELVRLWQTTGATLLLVTHDIEEAVFLAGQVVVLTARPGRVKEVVAIDLPYPRDRTAPAFAALRRRILALLEV; encoded by the coding sequence ATGCCGTACCTGGAGGTAAAGGGGATCGAAAAGGCCTTTTGCCTGGATGGGAAGGCGCTCACCGCCCTGGCGGGCGTTTCTCTGTCCGTGGAAGCAGGTGCAGCGGCGGCGGTAGTAGGCCCGAGCGGCTGCGGCAAAACCACCCTGCTGCGCCTCATCGCCGGGCTGGACGTCCCGAGCGCCGGCAGCGTGTTCCTCAAGGGGCAGCCGGTGGCGGGCCCCAGCCGGGCCTGCGGGCTGGTCTTTCAGGAGCCGCGCCTTTTCCCTTGGCTTACGGTGGCGGAGAATGCGGCCTTTGGCCTGCGCGGCGTGCCGGGGCGCGTGCGCACCGAGCGCGCTGCGGCGGCGCTGGACCTGGTGGGCCTTACCGCCTTCGCCGCCGCCTACCCGGACCAGCTCTCAGGCGGCATGGCGCAGCGGGCGGCGCTGGCCCGCGCCCTGGCCCCGGCGCCCGAGCTGCTGCTCCTGGATGAACCGTTTGCCGCCCTGGACGCCATCACCCGCAGCCGCCTGCAGGGCGAGCTGGTCCGGCTCTGGCAGACCACCGGCGCCACCCTCCTTCTCGTCACCCACGACATCGAAGAGGCGGTGTTCCTGGCAGGCCAGGTAGTGGTTCTAACCGCCCGCCCGGGGCGCGTGAAGGAGGTGGTGGCTATCGACCTGCCTTACCCGCGGGACCGCACCGCACCGGCCTTCGCCGCACTGCGGCGCCGGATTTTGGCTCTTTTGGAGGTATAA
- a CDS encoding ABC transporter permease, protein MGLRKAPLVAVPASPAAGVRPFWRLGRRMLLPAALVAGWWAAARFGPFTPYLLPAPPAVARALGELIESGELWVHLTASLGRVLAGFGLAVVLALPLGLVVGLSRRARELLAPTLGFLQHVPPIAWIPLFILWLGIGEASKNAVIAYAAFFPLFLNTLHGIAAADPRLIEVGLLYRLPPLALIREVYLPAAAPAIFTGLRLGLGYSWRALVAAELIAAPSGLGYLIVEARELSQPAVILGGVAVIGLVGLSLEAFLDCAERRLRRRPALPAGRGEPARAQAAAKGGAPCRTWR, encoded by the coding sequence ATGGGACTCAGGAAGGCCCCTCTGGTTGCCGTGCCGGCGTCGCCGGCGGCCGGAGTGCGGCCTTTTTGGCGTTTAGGCCGGAGAATGCTGCTCCCGGCGGCGCTGGTGGCCGGCTGGTGGGCCGCCGCCCGCTTCGGCCCCTTCACCCCCTACCTCCTGCCTGCACCGCCCGCCGTAGCGCGGGCGCTGGGCGAGCTGATCGAGAGCGGTGAGCTCTGGGTGCACCTTACGGCCAGCCTGGGGCGGGTGCTGGCCGGGTTTGGCCTGGCGGTGGTCCTGGCCCTCCCGCTGGGGCTTGTGGTGGGGCTCTCACGCCGCGCGCGGGAGCTCCTCGCCCCTACCCTGGGCTTTTTGCAGCATGTGCCGCCCATAGCCTGGATACCGCTCTTCATCCTCTGGCTGGGGATCGGGGAAGCCTCGAAGAACGCGGTGATCGCCTACGCCGCCTTCTTTCCTCTTTTTCTCAACACCCTGCACGGCATTGCCGCGGCCGACCCGCGCCTCATTGAAGTGGGGCTCTTGTACCGCCTGCCGCCGCTCGCGCTCATCCGCGAGGTGTACCTGCCGGCCGCGGCCCCGGCCATCTTCACCGGCCTTAGGCTCGGCCTGGGCTACAGCTGGCGGGCGCTGGTGGCGGCGGAACTCATCGCTGCCCCGAGCGGTCTTGGGTACCTCATTGTAGAGGCCCGCGAGCTCTCGCAACCGGCGGTCATCCTGGGCGGCGTGGCCGTGATCGGGCTGGTGGGCCTCTCCCTGGAAGCGTTCCTTGACTGCGCCGAGCGCCGCCTGCGGCGCCGGCCGGCGCTCCCGGCCGGCCGCGGGGAACCCGCCCGGGCGCAGGCGGCGGCAAAAGGAGGGGCGCCATGCCGTACCTGGAGGTAA
- the thiC gene encoding phosphomethylpyrimidine synthase ThiC has product MTQREAALAGRITPEMERAAAREGVTPEALRAGLASGTICLPANPAHTSLDPLAVGKGLRTKVNANIGTSADFPETGKEIAKLKLAVAAGADAVMDLSTGCAADIDRSRKAVLQAAPVPVGTVPIYQAAVEAQEKYGAIVAMTAEDIFQVIERQAEDGVDFMTVHCGVTRESIGRLQREGRAADIVSRGGAFLTGWMLHHGKENPLYEQYDRLLAIARAHDVTLSLGDGLRPGCLADATDRAQIQELIILGELVERAWEAGVQVMVEGPGHVPFNRIRANMELEKRLCHGAPFYVLGPLVTDVAPGYDHITAAIGGTMAAVAGADFLCYVTPAEHLGLPTDQDVREGVVAARIAAHAADLAKGVPGAWEWDLKMARARKALDWEAQIALAIDPEKARRYRQDRNPAGKTECTMCGKYCAMRLVGEYLGKDLESCQ; this is encoded by the coding sequence ATGACGCAGCGCGAAGCGGCCCTCGCGGGCCGGATCACCCCGGAGATGGAGCGGGCGGCAGCCCGGGAGGGGGTCACCCCGGAGGCCCTGCGGGCCGGGCTGGCGAGCGGCACCATCTGCCTGCCGGCCAACCCGGCCCATACCAGCCTGGATCCCTTGGCCGTGGGCAAAGGTCTGCGGACCAAGGTGAACGCCAACATCGGCACCTCCGCGGATTTTCCGGAAACCGGCAAGGAAATCGCCAAGCTCAAGCTCGCTGTGGCGGCCGGGGCGGACGCCGTGATGGACCTTTCCACCGGCTGCGCCGCCGACATCGACCGCAGCCGCAAGGCGGTGCTTCAGGCCGCGCCGGTGCCGGTGGGGACCGTGCCCATCTACCAGGCGGCGGTGGAGGCCCAGGAGAAGTACGGGGCCATTGTGGCCATGACGGCGGAAGACATCTTCCAGGTAATCGAACGGCAGGCCGAAGACGGCGTAGACTTCATGACTGTCCACTGCGGCGTCACCCGGGAGAGCATCGGGCGGCTGCAGCGGGAAGGTCGTGCGGCGGACATCGTCAGCCGCGGCGGGGCCTTCCTCACCGGGTGGATGCTGCACCACGGGAAAGAGAACCCGCTCTATGAACAGTACGACCGGCTGCTCGCAATCGCCCGCGCGCACGACGTGACCCTCAGCCTGGGCGACGGCCTGCGGCCCGGCTGCCTGGCGGATGCCACCGACCGCGCGCAGATCCAGGAACTGATTATCCTGGGCGAACTGGTGGAGCGCGCCTGGGAGGCCGGAGTCCAGGTGATGGTGGAGGGGCCGGGGCACGTTCCCTTCAACCGGATCCGGGCGAACATGGAGCTTGAGAAGCGCCTCTGCCACGGCGCGCCCTTTTACGTGCTCGGGCCGCTGGTCACCGACGTGGCCCCCGGCTACGATCACATCACCGCCGCCATCGGCGGCACCATGGCCGCCGTCGCCGGCGCCGACTTCCTTTGCTACGTGACACCGGCCGAGCACCTGGGCCTGCCCACCGACCAGGACGTGCGCGAAGGCGTGGTCGCCGCGCGCATCGCCGCCCATGCGGCCGACCTCGCGAAGGGCGTCCCGGGCGCCTGGGAATGGGACCTCAAGATGGCCCGCGCCCGTAAAGCCCTCGACTGGGAGGCCCAGATCGCCCTGGCCATCGACCCGGAGAAAGCCCGCCGCTACCGGCAGGACCGCAACCCCGCCGGCAAAACCGAGTGCACCATGTGCGGCAAGTACTGCGCCATGCGCCTTGTGGGCGAGTACCTGGGCAAAGACCTGGAAAGCTGCCAGTAA
- the thiD gene encoding bifunctional hydroxymethylpyrimidine kinase/phosphomethylpyrimidine kinase — protein MTLPRVLTIAGSDSGGGAGIQADLKTFTVLGAYGMSALTAVTAQNTLGVQGIYPLSPAAVAAQITSVLTDIGADAAKTGMLFSAEIIRAVAERIRPFRLSRLVVDPVMVAKGGARLLESTAEAALKAELLPLAAVVTPNLPEAEVLAGMSIRKAAEMKEAARRIVALGARAVVIKGGHLAGPPLDLLYDGAAFHEFQGERCATKNTHGTGCTFSAALAVGLAQGLELPAAVRRAKDFTACAIRAAVPLGHGHGPTNHLAWLEAH, from the coding sequence ATGACTTTACCCCGTGTACTCACCATCGCCGGCTCCGACTCGGGCGGCGGGGCCGGCATCCAGGCGGACCTCAAGACCTTCACCGTGCTCGGCGCCTACGGCATGAGCGCCCTCACCGCGGTGACGGCGCAGAACACCCTGGGCGTGCAGGGGATCTACCCCTTGAGCCCGGCGGCGGTGGCGGCCCAGATCACCTCGGTGCTCACGGACATCGGGGCCGATGCCGCCAAGACCGGCATGCTCTTTTCGGCGGAGATCATTCGGGCGGTGGCCGAGAGGATCCGGCCCTTCCGCCTCAGCCGGTTGGTGGTGGACCCGGTGATGGTCGCGAAGGGCGGTGCGCGCCTCCTGGAAAGCACGGCCGAGGCCGCGCTGAAGGCGGAACTTTTGCCCCTGGCGGCGGTGGTGACGCCCAATCTGCCCGAGGCCGAGGTCCTGGCCGGGATGAGCATCCGGAAAGCGGCAGAGATGAAAGAAGCGGCCCGGCGCATTGTAGCCCTGGGGGCACGCGCTGTGGTGATCAAGGGCGGCCACCTGGCAGGCCCGCCGCTCGACCTCCTGTATGACGGCGCTGCTTTCCACGAGTTCCAGGGCGAACGCTGCGCGACCAAGAACACCCACGGCACCGGCTGCACCTTCTCCGCCGCTTTGGCAGTGGGGTTGGCGCAGGGACTGGAACTTCCGGCCGCTGTGCGCCGGGCCAAGGACTTCACCGCCTGCGCCATCCGTGCCGCCGTTCCCCTGGGGCACGGCCACGGCCCCACCAACCACCTGGCCTGGCTCGAGGCACATTGA
- the hydE gene encoding [FeFe] hydrogenase H-cluster radical SAM maturase HydE translates to MEDSFRAILSRAAQTHRLTAAEIIPLLAARGEAEQALFAAADAVRAKWVGDDVHLRGLIEFSNYCHNDCLYCGLRRSNGRTRRYRMEPADIVAVAKAGVNLGYRTIVLQSGDDPWYTSAVLAQVVEEIKKLGVAVTLSIGERKKSEYRDLKLAGADRFLLKQETADPELYARLHPGQSYHHRVECLEWLAELGYQVGSGNMVGLPGQSLATLAEDLLFLQAKAVDMAGIGPFIPHPDTPLGGCRPGDVGLTLRVLAVARLLIPWAHLPATTALATLDSEGREKGLRSGANVIMPDLTPPPYHDAYEIYPGKGAPLPTDYHAAVRKLVARVGRRVAATVGHSVKPGQIKRHGDRSAVQG, encoded by the coding sequence ATGGAAGATTCTTTTCGAGCCATTCTTTCCCGGGCGGCTCAAACGCACCGCCTCACGGCAGCGGAGATCATCCCCCTGCTCGCGGCCCGGGGCGAAGCGGAACAGGCCCTCTTTGCCGCCGCCGACGCGGTGCGGGCTAAATGGGTGGGGGACGATGTGCACCTGCGGGGCCTGATCGAGTTCTCCAACTACTGCCATAACGACTGCCTGTACTGCGGCCTGCGGCGCAGTAACGGCAGAACGCGGCGCTACCGCATGGAACCGGCGGACATCGTGGCTGTAGCTAAGGCCGGGGTGAACCTGGGGTACCGCACCATCGTGCTGCAATCCGGGGACGACCCCTGGTACACCAGTGCCGTGCTGGCACAGGTGGTGGAAGAGATAAAAAAGCTGGGCGTGGCGGTCACGCTTTCCATCGGCGAGCGGAAAAAGAGCGAGTACCGTGACCTTAAGCTCGCCGGCGCCGACCGTTTTCTTCTCAAGCAGGAGACGGCCGACCCGGAGCTTTACGCCCGTCTTCACCCCGGCCAGAGCTACCACCACCGCGTGGAGTGCCTGGAGTGGCTGGCCGAGCTGGGCTACCAGGTGGGCTCGGGAAACATGGTGGGGCTGCCCGGCCAAAGCCTGGCCACCCTGGCGGAAGACCTGCTCTTTCTGCAGGCAAAGGCGGTGGACATGGCCGGCATCGGCCCCTTTATCCCGCACCCGGACACACCGCTCGGCGGCTGCCGGCCGGGAGACGTCGGCCTCACCCTGCGGGTGCTCGCTGTAGCCCGGCTGCTCATCCCCTGGGCGCACCTGCCTGCTACCACTGCGCTGGCCACCCTGGACAGCGAGGGGCGCGAGAAGGGCCTCCGGTCCGGGGCCAACGTGATAATGCCCGACCTTACGCCGCCACCCTACCACGATGCCTACGAGATTTACCCGGGGAAAGGGGCGCCGCTACCGACGGATTATCATGCGGCGGTAAGAAAGCTGGTGGCGCGGGTAGGGAGGCGGGTGGCTGCCACCGTAGGGCATAGCGTTAAACCGGGGCAGATTAAGAGGCATGGGGACAGGTCGGCAGTCCAGGGATAG
- a CDS encoding TM1266 family iron-only hydrogenase system putative regulator: MERRLGVVGIVVTGRENVAPRLNAILTEHGEIIVGRMGVPYHERQVSVIALIVDGTTDQIGALTGKLGSLPGVTVKSALTPK, from the coding sequence TTGGAGAGACGGCTGGGTGTAGTTGGAATCGTGGTTACTGGCCGGGAGAATGTGGCCCCCCGGCTCAACGCCATCCTCACGGAACACGGCGAGATCATCGTGGGGCGCATGGGCGTTCCCTACCACGAGCGGCAGGTTTCGGTGATCGCCCTCATTGTGGACGGCACCACGGACCAGATCGGTGCGCTCACCGGTAAGCTGGGTAGCCTGCCGGGGGTTACCGTAAAGAGCGCCCTCACCCCCAAGTGA
- the thiM gene encoding hydroxyethylthiazole kinase codes for MTLEENVGAILERIRQERPLVHHITNTVVANITANITLAFGAAPVMADAPEEVEEMVAQAQALVLNTGTPSRAGWEAMLRAGRAANRRGIPVVLDPVGVGATRFRQELAHELVTELKLAVIRGNAAEMGALAGEAVRPRGVDSRLEEGARAEDAAWRAEIARTVADRFQTVAAVTGRWDFIASGRRLARVENGHPLLTAITGSGCMATAVIGAWVAAAEDAFVAAAGALMAYGVAAELAAERASGPGTFQAHLFDAAYRLTPAQLVQQARLTLV; via the coding sequence ATGACCCTTGAGGAAAACGTAGGAGCCATCCTGGAAAGGATCCGGCAGGAGCGTCCGCTGGTACACCACATCACCAACACCGTGGTGGCCAACATCACGGCGAACATCACCCTGGCCTTCGGCGCTGCCCCGGTTATGGCGGATGCACCAGAAGAGGTAGAGGAGATGGTGGCCCAGGCCCAGGCGCTGGTTCTTAACACCGGAACGCCGTCGCGCGCCGGCTGGGAAGCCATGCTGCGCGCCGGGCGGGCGGCGAACCGCAGGGGTATCCCGGTGGTGCTGGACCCGGTGGGTGTGGGCGCCACCCGGTTTCGCCAGGAGCTCGCTCACGAGCTCGTCACCGAGCTCAAGCTTGCCGTCATTCGCGGCAACGCAGCGGAAATGGGGGCCCTGGCCGGGGAGGCGGTGCGGCCGCGCGGCGTGGACAGCCGGCTGGAGGAAGGGGCGCGGGCGGAGGATGCGGCTTGGCGGGCAGAAATCGCCAGGACGGTGGCGGACCGCTTTCAGACCGTAGCCGCCGTGACGGGAAGGTGGGACTTCATTGCCTCCGGCCGCCGCCTGGCCCGGGTGGAGAACGGCCACCCGCTGCTTACGGCCATCACCGGTAGCGGCTGCATGGCCACGGCGGTGATCGGAGCGTGGGTTGCCGCCGCCGAGGACGCCTTCGTCGCTGCTGCCGGCGCGCTCATGGCCTACGGCGTGGCGGCCGAGCTGGCCGCAGAGCGGGCGAGCGGCCCCGGCACCTTCCAGGCGCACCTTTTTGATGCCGCCTACCGCCTCACGCCGGCGCAGCTGGTGCAGCAGGCGCGCCTTACCCTGGTGTGA
- the hydF gene encoding [FeFe] hydrogenase H-cluster maturation GTPase HydF, with protein MAFEEPAFSTAPRGIRLHIGLFGRRNAGKSSLINALTGQQVAIVSETPGTTTDPVYKPMELQPLGPVVFIDTPGLDDVGRLGGQRVAAAKKVLTKVDLALLVLEAGREPGREERDLVRHFQQEKIPYLIVLNKQDLVPSTPAGKAAAPPALPGETWLVSACTGAGIEELRGRIKEVAPREARRETILGDLIAPGQTVVLVTPCDIEAPAGRLILPQVQTLRDILDHDAHAVVVKEDGLAAALAGLKAPPALVVTDSQAFPLVAAAVPPSVPLTSFSILFARYKGDIAGLVAGVAAIPNLRPGDRVLIAEACTHHPIGDDIGRVKIPRALERIVGAKLSFTWYAGSDFPEDLASYRLLIHCGGCMINRREMITRQARALAAGVPTVNYGVFLAYAQGILPRTLAPLGLAHLVPPLPAAAAAGA; from the coding sequence GTGGCTTTCGAAGAACCTGCTTTTAGCACGGCGCCGCGCGGGATACGCCTGCACATCGGCCTCTTCGGCCGGCGCAACGCCGGCAAATCCAGCCTCATCAACGCCCTCACCGGGCAGCAGGTGGCCATTGTCTCGGAAACCCCCGGCACCACCACCGACCCGGTGTACAAGCCCATGGAGCTGCAGCCCCTGGGCCCGGTGGTCTTTATCGATACTCCGGGCCTGGACGACGTGGGCCGCCTGGGAGGCCAGCGCGTGGCGGCCGCCAAGAAGGTGCTCACCAAAGTCGACCTGGCCCTCCTGGTGTTGGAGGCCGGGCGCGAACCCGGCCGGGAAGAAAGGGACCTCGTCCGGCACTTCCAGCAGGAAAAGATCCCTTACCTTATCGTCCTTAACAAGCAGGATCTCGTCCCTTCTACTCCAGCCGGTAAGGCTGCCGCCCCGCCGGCCCTTCCCGGAGAAACCTGGCTGGTGAGCGCCTGCACCGGCGCCGGCATCGAGGAGCTGCGGGGCCGCATTAAGGAGGTCGCCCCCCGGGAAGCGCGCAGGGAGACCATCCTGGGCGACTTGATCGCACCGGGTCAAACGGTGGTGCTCGTCACCCCCTGCGACATTGAGGCCCCAGCCGGGCGGCTCATTCTCCCCCAGGTACAGACGCTGCGGGACATCCTCGACCATGATGCCCACGCCGTAGTGGTAAAGGAAGATGGGCTGGCCGCCGCCCTGGCCGGCCTTAAGGCTCCACCCGCGCTGGTGGTGACGGACTCCCAGGCCTTTCCCCTGGTGGCCGCTGCGGTGCCGCCCAGCGTGCCGCTCACTTCTTTCTCCATCCTCTTCGCCCGCTACAAGGGCGACATCGCCGGCCTGGTGGCCGGTGTGGCCGCCATCCCCAATCTTAGGCCGGGCGACCGGGTACTCATCGCCGAGGCCTGCACCCACCACCCCATCGGCGACGACATCGGGCGCGTCAAGATCCCGCGGGCGCTGGAGCGGATCGTCGGCGCCAAGCTCAGTTTCACCTGGTACGCCGGCAGCGACTTCCCCGAGGACCTGGCCAGCTACCGCCTGCTCATCCACTGCGGCGGGTGCATGATCAACCGGCGCGAGATGATCACCCGCCAGGCCCGCGCTCTGGCCGCCGGCGTGCCCACGGTGAACTACGGCGTTTTCCTGGCCTATGCCCAGGGCATCCTGCCCCGCACCCTGGCCCCCTTGGGGCTGGCCCACCTGGTCCCGCCCCTCCCAGCGGCAGCCGCCGCCGGCGCTTAA
- a CDS encoding TRAP transporter large permease: MGPGIIVLLFGAFFLGIPISFALGLTSLIGLVTADYPLTVVVQRIFTGIDNYALIAIALFIFAGDLMAEGGISRRLVSFANAIIGHFPAGLAMVSILACMFFAAITGSAIAATAAIGGLMIPLMVEEKYEARFAAPLLACAGSIGPIIPPSIPLLVFGQLANASVARLFVGGFVPGILMGLGLMVLSYFIGKKRDYRGREHFSGWGEIFRTGKEAILALITPLIIIGGIVSGIFTATESGAIAVVYSLIIGLFIYKELTWRKVWELLKKSAISTGTVLIVVACASLFIWYLTVNQIPQAVAQMMLTFIHSRFMLLLVINVILLIVGTFIDTISAVVIFGPLFLPLTQAFGVDVTHYGLILAVNLTIGMCTPPLGVDLFVASAIAKVSIREMWRDLVPMLGALIVVLLLITYVPGTVLWLPNVLGVK; the protein is encoded by the coding sequence GTGGGGCCGGGAATTATTGTGCTGCTTTTCGGCGCTTTCTTTCTCGGTATTCCTATCAGTTTCGCCCTGGGGCTTACGTCCTTAATTGGCCTTGTCACAGCCGATTACCCGCTGACTGTAGTGGTGCAACGTATCTTTACGGGAATTGATAACTATGCCCTCATTGCCATCGCCCTCTTCATCTTCGCCGGCGACCTGATGGCGGAAGGGGGCATCTCACGCAGACTCGTTAGTTTTGCCAATGCCATTATCGGGCACTTTCCGGCTGGGCTTGCCATGGTGAGTATTCTGGCCTGTATGTTCTTTGCTGCCATCACTGGTTCGGCCATTGCAGCGACCGCGGCTATCGGCGGCCTGATGATCCCGCTTATGGTGGAGGAAAAGTACGAGGCCCGTTTTGCTGCTCCACTCCTGGCCTGCGCCGGTTCCATCGGGCCGATCATCCCGCCCAGCATTCCGCTTCTCGTTTTCGGCCAGCTGGCCAACGCTTCCGTAGCCCGCCTCTTCGTAGGCGGCTTTGTACCCGGTATCTTGATGGGCCTTGGGTTAATGGTCCTGAGCTACTTCATCGGCAAAAAACGCGATTACCGGGGGCGTGAGCACTTCTCCGGCTGGGGCGAGATTTTCCGCACCGGCAAGGAAGCAATTCTAGCGCTTATAACCCCCTTGATAATCATCGGCGGCATCGTCAGCGGCATCTTTACGGCTACCGAATCGGGCGCCATTGCTGTGGTGTACTCGCTCATCATTGGACTCTTTATCTACAAGGAGCTCACCTGGCGCAAGGTCTGGGAGCTGCTGAAGAAGTCCGCCATCTCAACGGGAACCGTCTTAATTGTGGTGGCCTGTGCCTCACTCTTCATCTGGTATTTAACTGTCAACCAGATCCCGCAAGCGGTGGCACAGATGATGCTGACCTTTATCCATAGCCGCTTTATGCTCCTTCTGGTCATCAACGTCATTCTGCTCATCGTGGGCACCTTCATCGACACCATCAGCGCTGTGGTCATTTTCGGCCCGCTCTTTCTCCCGCTCACCCAGGCGTTCGGCGTCGATGTAACCCACTACGGGCTGATCCTGGCCGTGAACCTTACCATAGGCATGTGCACCCCGCCGCTGGGAGTTGACCTCTTCGTAGCCAGCGCCATCGCGAAGGTCTCCATCCGCGAGATGTGGCGCGACCTAGTGCCGATGCTGGGGGCGTTGATTGTGGTCCTGCTGCTTATCACCTATGTTCCGGGCACGGTGCTGTGGCTGCCAAACGTGCTTGGAGTCAAATAA
- a CDS encoding NrtA/SsuA/CpmA family ABC transporter substrate-binding protein codes for MARKIIAGLLFVLLTLSLSGCAGGTPQKGALPREINATYVALPLNVPSIVAKDQQLFEKAFQPDGITFRYHNIVAGPAQTEGLAAGSLDFASVLGGTSALLARAQGVDLKVIANYSMSPRGFGIIVPAAAPIKSVADLKGKKVGTAKGTIAHQLLAAALAKAGLSTRDVQFLHMELADAATAVQAGQLDAAVVGEPLLTKAVASGKARLLTDGEGLINAQIVVAVRGEFAKNYPDLVRRYLKVQQQAVDFVRAHRAEALAAAARENNMDLKAVEAIFPKYDFSLALDDKAVQELKHTAGFLKEVELLKPDVDVDKLVGELVDPSFLPQEPAQ; via the coding sequence ATGGCAAGAAAAATCATCGCCGGCCTGCTCTTCGTTCTCTTGACCTTAAGCCTGAGCGGCTGCGCCGGGGGAACGCCACAGAAAGGGGCCCTCCCCCGCGAAATCAACGCCACCTACGTGGCGCTGCCGCTGAACGTGCCCTCTATTGTGGCGAAAGACCAACAGCTCTTTGAAAAGGCTTTCCAGCCGGACGGTATCACCTTCCGGTATCACAACATCGTCGCCGGGCCGGCGCAGACGGAAGGGCTGGCTGCCGGCTCGCTGGACTTCGCCTCCGTGCTCGGCGGCACCTCGGCCCTGCTCGCCCGCGCCCAGGGCGTCGACCTTAAGGTGATCGCCAACTACAGCATGTCTCCACGCGGCTTCGGCATCATTGTACCGGCCGCCGCGCCCATAAAGTCTGTAGCCGATCTCAAGGGCAAGAAGGTGGGCACCGCCAAGGGAACCATCGCCCACCAGCTCCTGGCCGCCGCCCTGGCCAAGGCCGGGCTTTCCACCCGTGACGTGCAGTTTCTCCACATGGAGCTCGCCGACGCCGCCACCGCGGTGCAGGCCGGGCAGCTGGATGCGGCGGTGGTGGGCGAGCCGCTGCTTACAAAAGCCGTGGCTTCCGGGAAGGCGCGCCTCCTCACCGACGGGGAGGGGCTGATCAACGCGCAGATTGTGGTGGCGGTGCGCGGGGAGTTTGCCAAGAACTACCCGGACCTGGTGCGGCGCTACCTGAAGGTGCAGCAGCAGGCGGTGGACTTTGTGCGTGCGCACCGGGCAGAGGCCCTGGCCGCGGCGGCCCGGGAGAACAACATGGACCTGAAGGCGGTGGAGGCAATCTTCCCCAAGTACGACTTCTCGCTGGCACTGGACGACAAAGCGGTGCAGGAGCTCAAGCACACCGCCGGGTTCTTGAAAGAGGTGGAGCTCCTCAAGCCGGACGTGGATGTGGATAAGCTGGTGGGCGAGCTGGTCGATCCCAGTTTCTTGCCGCAGGAACCGGCGCAATGA
- a CDS encoding TRAP transporter small permease has protein sequence MLNRLIDTVVDTVLAISLAVISVVTFAEVVSRYFLHFSIPWSMDVVRIAFVYCVLFGAVAGVRNKAHLNIDVLLVNLSPSLRRYADLFINLCIGFFFVALTVLGVQFVGQAGTQTMPYTLLPMRYLYAAVPLSGILMLYYLVQQLSCDLRPGNKEKVV, from the coding sequence ATGTTGAACCGGCTCATCGACACGGTGGTTGATACAGTTCTCGCCATCTCCCTGGCCGTAATTTCTGTTGTAACCTTTGCCGAAGTCGTTTCGCGTTACTTTCTGCATTTTTCCATCCCCTGGTCCATGGACGTAGTCCGCATCGCCTTCGTTTACTGCGTGCTTTTCGGCGCGGTCGCAGGGGTGCGCAATAAGGCACACCTTAATATCGACGTGCTTCTGGTAAACCTCTCGCCTTCGCTCCGTCGGTATGCCGACCTTTTCATCAACCTTTGCATCGGCTTTTTCTTCGTAGCTCTTACCGTCCTCGGCGTGCAGTTTGTCGGCCAAGCGGGAACCCAGACCATGCCGTACACTCTATTGCCCATGCGGTACCTCTACGCCGCGGTGCCTCTATCCGGCATTCTGATGCTCTATTACTTGGTACAACAGCTATCGTGTGATCTGCGGCCGGGCAACAAGGAAAAGGTGGTGTAG
- the thiW gene encoding energy coupling factor transporter S component ThiW, translating to MKTRELTLMALLVALGTATARVAWFSVGVAKATPVQHAINVMAAVLLGPERAVVVAFLIGLLRNLLGVGSLLAFPGGMVGALLAGTLYRLTGRTWAAPVGELVGTGLLGALLAYPVAKYLLGASGAAFMFVFPFALSSGVGAIVGFAIVSALPASLRRHSAVQPHAASQEQ from the coding sequence GTGAAAACCCGTGAGCTTACCTTAATGGCCCTCCTGGTGGCGCTGGGGACGGCCACGGCGCGCGTCGCCTGGTTTTCCGTGGGCGTGGCCAAGGCCACGCCGGTGCAGCACGCCATCAACGTGATGGCGGCGGTGCTCCTCGGCCCGGAACGGGCCGTGGTGGTGGCGTTTCTCATCGGGCTGCTGCGCAACCTCTTAGGCGTGGGGTCGCTCCTGGCCTTCCCGGGCGGCATGGTGGGGGCGCTGCTGGCCGGCACGCTCTACCGCCTCACCGGGCGCACCTGGGCTGCGCCCGTGGGTGAGCTCGTCGGTACCGGGCTGCTCGGCGCGCTCCTGGCCTACCCGGTGGCCAAGTACCTCTTGGGGGCCTCCGGCGCCGCCTTCATGTTCGTCTTCCCCTTTGCGCTCTCAAGCGGTGTCGGCGCCATCGTCGGTTTTGCCATCGTTTCCGCCCTGCCGGCCTCCCTGCGCCGGCACAGCGCGGTTCAGCCGCACGCCGCCTCCCAGGAACAGTAA